In one window of Chitinophagales bacterium DNA:
- a CDS encoding DUF2029 domain-containing protein: MPAERSVFLKRLFLFALLSVFGVELLIDVAAYFSDTYQTTVTDDLRKFTLFRSGDDSWMPMSKALDILLQSKTPVYEQLFFIEKVKFQYPLTSLIPLYALRMLLQSPEKILFVLHLLSWLAIPATIYFAIRIALKAILDNGIVLTKQDKNGFIVLGSLMILHFYPVMKGFTLGQLQVMINLLVTAALWNWMQQKKASAGWLIGLAVLCKPQYGLLLFWAALRKEWRFAINMFVVLAIGGFTALYLFGLEQNLAYLKVLSHISKIGEGFYANQSMNGLLNRWLFNGNNLYWDAKGFAPFHPVVYYGSLLVTVLLLLGAFILPVRAGAKASYWDIGIMILSATAASPVAWEHHYGVVIGLFAAALPLIWVREPKAVWILALSYLLVSNCFTITNALAEYPFINAAQSYLYAGIMLFLYLLYRIIYLPKHQKTL; encoded by the coding sequence ATGCCGGCGGAACGATCTGTTTTTTTGAAAAGGCTTTTTCTTTTTGCTTTGTTATCCGTTTTTGGCGTTGAACTGCTGATTGATGTAGCGGCATATTTTTCTGATACGTATCAAACTACCGTCACAGATGATTTGCGCAAATTTACCCTATTCCGTTCCGGCGATGATTCCTGGATGCCAATGAGCAAAGCGCTGGATATACTCTTGCAAAGCAAGACGCCTGTTTATGAACAGCTATTCTTTATTGAAAAAGTAAAGTTTCAATATCCCCTCACATCATTGATTCCATTGTATGCGTTGCGCATGCTCTTGCAATCGCCTGAAAAGATTTTGTTTGTCTTGCATCTATTATCCTGGCTGGCTATTCCTGCCACCATCTATTTTGCAATACGTATCGCTCTCAAAGCGATTTTGGATAATGGGATTGTGCTTACGAAGCAAGACAAGAATGGCTTTATTGTATTGGGTAGTTTGATGATCCTGCATTTTTATCCGGTGATGAAAGGATTCACGCTGGGGCAGCTGCAAGTGATGATCAATCTTTTGGTAACTGCAGCACTATGGAACTGGATGCAGCAAAAGAAAGCAAGTGCCGGATGGTTAATTGGGCTTGCTGTTTTGTGTAAACCGCAATATGGTTTGTTGTTGTTCTGGGCTGCTCTGCGCAAAGAATGGCGCTTTGCCATTAACATGTTTGTTGTGCTTGCAATAGGAGGATTTACTGCTTTGTATTTATTCGGACTGGAACAAAACCTGGCTTATCTGAAAGTACTAAGCCATATTTCCAAAATTGGTGAAGGCTTTTATGCCAATCAGTCAATGAATGGATTGCTGAACCGATGGTTGTTCAATGGTAATAATTTATACTGGGATGCAAAAGGCTTTGCACCTTTTCATCCTGTGGTGTATTATGGAAGTTTACTGGTTACTGTTTTGCTATTACTGGGTGCTTTCATTTTGCCTGTACGTGCTGGCGCTAAAGCTAGTTACTGGGATATCGGCATCATGATATTATCAGCAACAGCCGCATCACCCGTAGCCTGGGAGCATCACTATGGGGTTGTAATTGGTTTATTTGCTGCGGCACTACCCTTGATTTGGGTAAGAGAACCAAAAGCAGTTTGGATATTGGCCTTGTCTTATCTGCTGGTGAGCAATTGCTTCACCATTACCAATGCGCTTGCAGAATATCCGTTCATTAACGCAGCACAATCTTATTTGTATGCAGGTATTATGCTTTTCCTGTATCTCTTATACAGAATCATCTATCTGCCAAAGCATCAGAAAACCTTGTAG
- a CDS encoding haloacid dehalogenase-like hydrolase, producing the protein MQDQQPISNSIAFFDFDGTITDRDIFFDFIFYRLRKGLPIWKMIQALPVLAAYLLRMLDNETAKEKIFGSLFRGEQLAVFQNMVQDYYQTVFTNRIRPAALEKIQWHQSAAHRVVIVSANFSWLIQPFAATHQLDLIATEAAIDQQIITGKFATPNCYGEEKVRRIRATIDNLNEYQEIYAYGDSKGDHALLQMATKPFYKVF; encoded by the coding sequence ATGCAGGATCAACAACCCATATCAAACAGTATTGCATTCTTTGACTTTGACGGCACCATCACCGACAGAGATATTTTTTTCGATTTTATTTTCTACAGACTTCGTAAAGGACTGCCTATTTGGAAAATGATTCAGGCCCTGCCTGTACTGGCTGCTTATCTACTCAGAATGTTGGACAATGAAACCGCCAAAGAAAAAATCTTTGGCAGTTTATTTCGCGGTGAGCAGCTCGCTGTTTTTCAAAATATGGTGCAGGATTATTACCAGACAGTTTTTACCAATCGCATCAGGCCGGCAGCTTTGGAGAAAATTCAATGGCACCAATCAGCAGCACATCGTGTGGTGATTGTGAGTGCGAATTTTAGTTGGCTGATACAACCTTTTGCAGCTACACATCAATTGGACCTCATCGCTACCGAAGCAGCCATCGATCAGCAAATCATCACCGGAAAATTTGCTACACCCAATTGTTATGGTGAGGAGAAAGTACGCAGAATTCGCGCTACTATCGATAACCTCAATGAATATCAAGAGATATATGCTTATGGCGACAGCAAGGGTGATCATGCACTCTTGCAAATGGCCACAAAACCATTCTACAAGGTTTTCTGA
- a CDS encoding response regulator, translating into MNNPMLQGKKILVVEDDFVNQMLIKHSLADTGALLDIAGNGIESIQLLKEKSYDIILMDINMPEMDGFTATRIIRAELQLKTPIIAMTGWSSKEEGDKFAEAGMDGCLAKPFGLDAFYATLNEVFSKREEIPAAVAEVPVAPVPEIVVEAPKAAPVSSGDVQVDLSMLYELAGDDKDYKVTIINMFLQSMPETIAKIEQAIAMQDWDQVQKSAHYAKSSVSVVQVPDLFHLSHQIELAAKNRTNLDAIPDDLVVLRKKYASVEQFLKAELLRL; encoded by the coding sequence ATGAACAACCCAATGCTGCAGGGCAAGAAAATTCTGGTGGTGGAAGACGATTTTGTGAACCAGATGCTGATCAAGCATTCTCTTGCCGACACCGGCGCCCTGCTGGATATTGCCGGAAACGGAATAGAATCCATCCAACTGCTGAAAGAAAAGAGCTACGACATCATTTTGATGGATATCAATATGCCAGAAATGGATGGCTTTACAGCAACACGCATCATCCGAGCAGAGTTGCAGTTAAAGACTCCAATCATCGCCATGACAGGCTGGAGCAGCAAAGAAGAGGGCGATAAGTTTGCTGAAGCCGGGATGGATGGCTGTTTGGCCAAGCCATTTGGGCTGGATGCATTTTATGCAACCCTGAACGAAGTATTCAGCAAACGCGAAGAAATTCCTGCAGCTGTGGCTGAAGTACCTGTAGCACCTGTGCCCGAGATTGTGGTAGAAGCGCCAAAGGCTGCGCCTGTTTCTAGCGGAGATGTTCAGGTTGACCTTTCTATGTTGTATGAACTGGCTGGTGACGATAAAGACTATAAGGTAACCATCATTAATATGTTTTTGCAAAGCATGCCTGAGACCATTGCAAAGATTGAGCAAGCCATTGCCATGCAGGATTGGGATCAGGTACAGAAATCTGCACACTATGCAAAATCCTCGGTTTCTGTGGTGCAGGTGCCAGATTTGTTTCATTTATCGCACCAGATAGAATTGGCTGCCAAAAACAGAACCAATCTGGATGCTATTCCGGATGATCTCGTGGTGTTGCGGAAGAAATATGCATCGGTTGAGCAGTTTTTGAAAGCAGAGTTGTTGCGACTTTAA
- a CDS encoding UbiA prenyltransferase family protein: MKKYLQLLRISNYLKNGYIFMPAFFSGRLLEQSVFINSCIAFAAFSLMASAIYILNDLMDIEEDKLHPEKKFRPIPSGLISKTQAYLLMGLLAMASLGIAYYLEASLTYIIGAYLLINIFYSIKLKHFAIIDIAIISIGFILRIEAGSAATGIEISKWLMMMVFLLSMFQALAKRMDDVVMNTDSQVIVRKSVDGYSLEFLRIGISILSAVLFVCYLMYITSPEIEARLGTDAYYTALPVLLGLFRYLQLCYVHSQSASPVKILIKDHFIKFTILVWILSFAYLLKYSLP; encoded by the coding sequence TGCAACTGCTCCGCATTTCCAATTACCTGAAGAATGGCTACATATTTATGCCGGCATTTTTCTCAGGAAGGCTGCTTGAACAGTCCGTTTTTATCAACAGTTGCATCGCTTTTGCAGCTTTTTCGCTGATGGCCAGTGCCATTTACATCCTCAATGATTTGATGGATATCGAAGAAGACAAATTGCATCCGGAAAAAAAATTCAGACCCATCCCTTCCGGTCTGATCAGCAAAACCCAGGCTTACCTGCTCATGGGTTTACTGGCTATGGCATCATTAGGTATTGCTTATTATCTCGAAGCATCTTTAACCTATATCATCGGCGCTTATCTACTGATTAATATTTTCTACTCTATTAAGCTAAAGCATTTTGCCATTATTGATATTGCCATCATCAGTATTGGTTTCATTCTGCGTATTGAAGCAGGCAGTGCTGCTACGGGTATTGAAATCAGTAAATGGCTGATGATGATGGTATTCCTGCTCTCCATGTTTCAGGCCCTGGCCAAACGTATGGATGATGTGGTAATGAACACCGACAGTCAGGTAATTGTTCGCAAATCCGTTGATGGTTACAGCTTAGAGTTTCTGCGTATTGGCATCTCTATTTTGAGTGCTGTCTTGTTTGTTTGTTATCTCATGTACATCACTTCGCCGGAAATTGAAGCGCGTCTGGGTACTGATGCCTACTATACAGCTTTACCGGTTTTGTTGGGCTTGTTTCGTTACCTACAGCTCTGCTATGTTCACAGCCAGAGCGCATCACCCGTGAAAATTCTGATCAAGGATCATTTCATCAAGTTCACGATTCTAGTTTGGATACTTTCATTCGCCTATCTGCTTAAATACAGTTTGCCATGA
- the hflX gene encoding GTPase HflX, translated as MIEKQHKIKGEERAVLVGLVQKDQTYAQVEEYLDELAFLADTAGATSVKRFTQKMQHPDSRTFVGKGKLEEIRDYVLGRNIDLIIFDDELTGSQITNIEKELKVKTIDRSDLILDIFARRARTAQAKVQVELAQYQYLLPRLKGMWQHLERQGGGIGTRGPGETEIETDRRIVKDKIALLRKRLAEIDKQSFTQRKDRGEFIRVSLVGYTNVGKSTLMNLLSKSEVFAENKLFATLDTTTRKVVFENTPFLLSDTVGFIRKLPHHLVESFKSTLDEVREADILLHVVDISHPQHEDQIGVVNKTLQELKAFDKPILTVFNKMDLYESKNFDEWLPDDVRIEILRELREKWAHITDNNCVFVSALERSNIEALRTSIMEKVRAMYQVRYPYKTVYF; from the coding sequence TTGATTGAGAAACAACATAAGATTAAGGGAGAAGAGAGAGCCGTACTAGTAGGATTAGTGCAGAAAGACCAGACCTATGCACAGGTTGAAGAATATCTGGATGAACTCGCATTCCTTGCCGATACTGCCGGAGCAACATCTGTTAAACGCTTCACACAGAAAATGCAGCATCCAGACAGCCGCACATTTGTAGGCAAGGGCAAGCTGGAGGAGATACGTGATTATGTGTTAGGTAGAAATATAGACCTCATCATTTTTGATGATGAACTAACCGGATCACAGATCACCAATATTGAAAAAGAGCTCAAGGTTAAAACCATCGATAGAAGTGATTTGATCTTGGACATTTTCGCCCGCAGGGCCAGAACAGCGCAAGCCAAAGTACAAGTGGAATTGGCTCAATACCAATACCTCTTACCAAGGTTAAAAGGTATGTGGCAACACTTGGAAAGACAAGGAGGTGGTATTGGTACACGCGGCCCCGGTGAAACTGAAATTGAAACAGACCGTCGTATTGTAAAAGATAAAATTGCCTTGCTGCGCAAGCGTTTGGCTGAGATTGATAAGCAATCCTTCACTCAACGCAAAGACCGTGGTGAATTCATCCGTGTATCACTCGTTGGTTATACCAACGTAGGTAAGAGTACACTGATGAACCTGCTCAGCAAGAGTGAAGTATTTGCAGAAAACAAACTCTTCGCAACGCTGGACACCACTACACGTAAAGTGGTTTTTGAGAACACACCATTCTTGTTGAGTGATACCGTAGGTTTTATCCGTAAGCTGCCACACCACTTGGTAGAAAGTTTCAAGAGCACACTGGATGAAGTACGCGAAGCGGATATTCTTTTGCATGTAGTAGATATTTCTCATCCGCAGCATGAAGACCAGATTGGTGTAGTGAATAAGACATTACAGGAATTGAAAGCTTTTGACAAACCCATCCTCACCGTTTTTAATAAGATGGATTTGTATGAAAGCAAGAATTTCGACGAATGGTTGCCCGATGATGTACGCATAGAAATTCTACGTGAGCTGCGCGAAAAATGGGCGCATATCACCGATAATAATTGCGTATTTGTGTCTGCATTAGAGCGAAGCAATATTGAAGCTTTACGTACCTCCATCATGGAAAAAGTACGCGCCATGTATCAAGTGCGGTACCCTTATAAAACAGTGTATTTCTAA
- a CDS encoding outer membrane beta-barrel protein yields MKKIVLLLSLVSCTVGFAQKTASKKEKTKKDWSKLDFSNRSADHFMLQYGSDSWTGGPDSIRTKGFSRHFNMYFMVDKPFKTDPRFSVGLGAGIGSSNIFFDKMNFDLKAATTRLPIRNVADTNHFNKYKLTTIYGEIPVELRYFSNPANPNKSWKAALGVRIGTILRAHTKGKDYVTKNGVSIYDNRFVEKEVSRRFLNGTKIALSGRIGYGILSLHATYQVSTVFKEGLGPEVRPLSIGLTISGL; encoded by the coding sequence ATGAAAAAAATCGTACTACTGCTTAGTCTTGTTTCCTGCACGGTTGGCTTTGCCCAAAAAACAGCAAGCAAGAAAGAAAAAACAAAAAAAGATTGGTCAAAGCTTGACTTTAGCAATCGTTCAGCCGATCATTTTATGCTGCAATATGGTTCTGACAGCTGGACTGGTGGACCTGATTCCATTCGTACCAAGGGTTTCAGCAGACATTTCAATATGTACTTTATGGTTGATAAGCCATTTAAGACTGATCCACGCTTTAGCGTAGGCCTCGGTGCTGGTATCGGCAGCAGCAATATCTTTTTTGATAAAATGAATTTTGATCTGAAAGCAGCTACAACGCGTTTGCCTATTCGCAATGTGGCAGACACCAATCATTTCAATAAATACAAGCTCACCACTATCTATGGTGAGATTCCTGTTGAACTGCGCTACTTCAGCAATCCAGCAAACCCCAACAAATCCTGGAAAGCAGCATTGGGCGTACGTATTGGTACCATTTTACGCGCACACACCAAGGGCAAGGATTATGTTACCAAAAACGGCGTATCTATCTATGATAACCGCTTTGTTGAAAAAGAAGTTAGTCGCCGTTTCCTGAATGGCACCAAGATTGCCCTCTCTGGAAGAATCGGTTATGGAATTTTGTCGCTGCATGCCACTTATCAGGTAAGTACTGTATTCAAAGAAGGCCTTGGCCCTGAAGTAAGGCCGCTGTCTATTGGTTTAACCATCAGCGGATTATAA